CAGCCGGACGCCGCGTGGTTCGGCGTCGTCGAACCCGGTGTCGCCGGCGGCCACCCAGGCGACCGTGCCGTCGAAGTCGATCTCCTCGATGCTCCCCGCGTCGGCCAGGCCGCCGAACACCTTGGCTCCCCACGCCGGGGTGCCGCCGAACCACTTGGCGAACTGGGGCGGCGTGGCCGGGCCGTAGGCCCACAGGTAGTCCCGCACCACGGTGGTCAGGGCTTCGTCGGTGTCGGCGGGTTTCACCTCAGGGTTCATATACGTGACCTTCCGGCCGCGTCCGGTGCCGAAGCACAGCACACCGCGGTGTGCGGCCATGGCCATCGCCTGCCGCCAGCGCGGCCACATGGTCTGGAACGCGGGCATGACCTCGTCGATCGCCCAGGGTCCGGCGAGGTCGCCGACCGCGGCGTCCAGTTCCTCGGTGGTCAGCTCGGTATCGGTGAGCGCTGAGGCGACAGCGGTCAGGACCGAGTCGAGTTGGTCGGGTGTCAGGCGCACGTCGGGGGCGAAGCGGTCGGTGATCGGCGGCAGCGCGGACAGGGCCCCGAGCCAGGTACTCAGTTCCGCGGTGGGGAGCAGGTGGACGGTGCCGCGCGGCCCGAACGTCTTGGTCAGGGTCCCTTTGGTCCACAAGGCATCTCTGACATCGACGGCTGTGGCGCCGGGGGCCCGGATGGCGACCGAGAGCTCGGCGGCGGACATGATCTGCGCGTGGGCGCCGGCCATCGACGCGACGGTCGCGGCCAGATCGCTGTCCGCGGAGGGCTTTGGTTCGGCTGCCAAACCGGCCCGCGCCAGCCGCCGCGCCGACACGCGCTGCCAGTCCACTGTCATCGTCTTCGTGCTCATGGAATCAGTGTGCCGCCGGCCACCGACAAGTTTGAGCGAATCCTCTCCAAGTACTCATTTCCCCTCGAACTCCGCCGTCCGCCGAGCCGCCTTCGCGGCGTATCCGACTGGCGCGTCCTCCGAGATGAACGTCGTCGCGGCCAGCAGCGCGGCCTGCCCCATCGCCTCGTGCAGGCCGCGGTCGGCGAAGGTGTCCACCGAGCGCTTGATCGCCTGGACGGCCAGCGGGGCGTTGGCCGCGA
This window of the Catenulispora sp. MAP5-51 genome carries:
- a CDS encoding winged helix DNA-binding domain-containing protein, with the protein product MSTKTMTVDWQRVSARRLARAGLAAEPKPSADSDLAATVASMAGAHAQIMSAAELSVAIRAPGATAVDVRDALWTKGTLTKTFGPRGTVHLLPTAELSTWLGALSALPPITDRFAPDVRLTPDQLDSVLTAVASALTDTELTTEELDAAVGDLAGPWAIDEVMPAFQTMWPRWRQAMAMAAHRGVLCFGTGRGRKVTYMNPEVKPADTDEALTTVVRDYLWAYGPATPPQFAKWFGGTPAWGAKVFGGLADAGSIEEIDFDGTVAWVAAGDTGFDDAEPRGVRLLPYFDVYGIAGQPRDRLFPGRAAERALNRGQAGNRPVLLVEGVVDGIWHLKRAGRRATVTVEAFITPNRALTAAIEEQAARVGEILGVTAELVLGEVEAGPHA